One part of the Acinetobacter sp. XS-4 genome encodes these proteins:
- a CDS encoding MetQ/NlpA family ABC transporter substrate-binding protein: MKKLISLFLSMSVVLLAACGKQEGSPQTNQNNDSSQVQTVVIASTGSDADIWRYIATLPETQAAGLKLEVKNFTDYVSMNTAIANKEVDLNAFQSYSYLVAFNKSNQDKIAPVSTTYLEPMGIYSSKHKKVEELPEGAIIAIPNDAANEARALLLLQTAGLIKLKANFNPAQGSPNDIIENSKKIDIKPIQMATALRIKDEVDAVVLGNTLAMEGGLNALKDSIFYEPVDQSTRLNVNVLATADSRKNDAVLQKVGQLYHSAAAKKYVTERFGGTKVDVDQPISYLSEAK; this comes from the coding sequence ATGAAAAAGCTGATCAGCCTTTTTTTAAGCATGTCAGTAGTACTATTGGCAGCATGTGGTAAACAAGAAGGTTCTCCACAAACAAATCAAAACAATGATAGCTCCCAAGTACAAACGGTAGTAATTGCTTCTACAGGTTCAGATGCTGATATCTGGCGTTATATCGCAACTTTACCTGAAACCCAAGCTGCTGGTTTAAAGTTAGAAGTGAAAAACTTCACAGACTATGTTTCGATGAATACAGCCATTGCAAACAAAGAAGTAGATCTGAATGCTTTCCAGTCATATTCATATCTTGTTGCATTTAATAAATCAAACCAAGATAAGATTGCACCAGTTTCTACGACATATCTTGAGCCAATGGGTATTTACTCGAGTAAACACAAAAAAGTTGAAGAACTACCAGAAGGCGCAATTATTGCAATCCCAAATGATGCTGCCAACGAGGCTCGTGCTTTACTTTTATTGCAAACAGCTGGCTTAATCAAACTTAAAGCTAATTTTAATCCTGCTCAAGGTAGTCCAAACGACATCATCGAAAATAGCAAAAAGATTGATATCAAACCAATCCAAATGGCAACTGCATTACGCATTAAAGACGAAGTTGATGCCGTTGTTCTAGGTAACACCTTAGCAATGGAAGGTGGTTTGAACGCACTCAAAGATTCTATTTTCTATGAACCTGTTGATCAAAGCACACGACTGAATGTCAACGTTCTTGCAACTGCTGATTCACGCAAAAATGATGCTGTTTTGCAAAAAGTTGGGCAGCTATATCACAGTGCAGCAGCTAAAAAATATGTAACAGAGCGTTTTGGCGGAACAAAAGTTGACGTAGATCAACCAATCAGCTATCTCTCAGAAGCTAAATAG
- the purD gene encoding phosphoribosylamine--glycine ligase, with amino-acid sequence MNILVLGSGGREHALAWKIAQDTNVTQVFVAPGNAGTATEDKCVNVQLDILDNSAIIAFAKENNVDLIIVGPEAPLVNGVVDAAREAGLKIWGPTQYAAQLEGSKAFAKHFLKRHNIPTAFYDVFTEVDAAKAYVEKNGAPIVIKADGLAAGKGVIVAMTNEEAFAAIDDMLAGNKFGDAGSRVVIEQFLAGEEASFICMIDGKNILPMATSQDHKRIFEGDQGPNTGGMGAYSPAPVVTSDIFERVMSEIMHPTVEGMAADGHVYTGFLYAGLMIDEQGQPRVIEFNCRFGDPETQPIMMRLKSSLVELVEAGIAGNLPKEAEWDERKSIGIVLAAEGYPDSVRKGDVISGIGQSPEDTKIFHAGTATSEDGHIVTSGGRVLCVTALGDSVLEAQINALEVCGQVTFTGMQYRNDIGYRAIAREKA; translated from the coding sequence ATGAATATTTTAGTTTTAGGTAGTGGTGGTCGTGAACATGCTTTAGCATGGAAAATTGCGCAAGATACCAATGTTACTCAAGTTTTTGTTGCGCCAGGTAATGCTGGAACTGCCACAGAAGACAAATGTGTTAATGTTCAACTTGATATTTTAGACAACTCAGCAATTATTGCTTTTGCTAAAGAAAATAATGTTGATCTTATTATTGTCGGTCCAGAAGCACCATTAGTTAATGGTGTAGTAGATGCTGCACGTGAAGCAGGTTTAAAAATTTGGGGACCTACTCAATATGCAGCGCAGCTTGAAGGTTCAAAAGCATTTGCTAAGCACTTTTTAAAGCGTCACAACATTCCAACTGCTTTCTATGACGTTTTCACTGAAGTAGATGCAGCTAAAGCTTATGTTGAAAAAAATGGTGCACCAATTGTAATTAAAGCCGATGGTCTTGCTGCTGGTAAAGGCGTAATCGTTGCAATGACCAACGAAGAAGCTTTCGCAGCAATTGATGACATGCTTGCTGGCAACAAATTTGGTGATGCTGGTTCACGTGTTGTAATCGAACAGTTCCTTGCGGGTGAAGAAGCTTCTTTCATTTGTATGATTGATGGTAAAAATATTTTACCAATGGCAACTTCACAAGATCACAAGCGTATTTTTGAAGGTGATCAAGGTCCTAACACCGGCGGTATGGGTGCATACTCTCCTGCTCCGGTTGTAACTTCTGACATTTTCGAACGCGTTATGTCTGAAATCATGCACCCGACCGTAGAAGGTATGGCTGCTGACGGACATGTTTACACTGGTTTCTTATATGCTGGTCTAATGATTGATGAGCAAGGTCAACCACGTGTGATCGAGTTTAACTGTCGTTTTGGTGACCCTGAAACTCAACCGATCATGATGCGCTTAAAGTCATCTCTTGTTGAATTGGTAGAAGCTGGCATTGCTGGTAATTTACCAAAAGAAGCTGAATGGGATGAACGCAAGTCAATTGGTATTGTACTCGCAGCAGAAGGCTATCCTGATAGTGTCCGCAAAGGCGATGTAATTTCAGGTATCGGACAATCACCGGAAGATACCAAAATTTTCCATGCAGGCACTGCAACTAGTGAAGATGGTCACATTGTGACTTCTGGTGGTCGAGTTCTTTGTGTAACAGCATTGGGCGACAGCGTTCTTGAAGCACAAATTAATGCGCTAGAAGTATGTGGTCAAGTAACCTTTACTGGTATGCAATATCGTAATGACATTGGCTACCGCGCAATTGCACGTGAAAAAGCTTAA